The following coding sequences are from one Musa acuminata AAA Group cultivar baxijiao chromosome BXJ2-4, Cavendish_Baxijiao_AAA, whole genome shotgun sequence window:
- the LOC103978320 gene encoding indole-3-acetic acid-amido synthetase GH3.10 — MPVEGAPAMAAEDAGDRDIVEWFEAAAETAGAVQSQTLHRIVESNLGCEYLRRWLGGDLRVHDLSPAELESLFTSAVPLASHADLEPYIQRIAHGDASPVLTQQPITMLSLSSGTTDGRPKYVPFTRFSSQSTLQIFRLAAAYRSRVFPIRSGGRILEFIYSSKQFQTKGGLMAGTATTHYFASQEFETKQRTTKCFTCSPFEVISAGDYKQSTYCHLLFGLLFHNEVEFVASTFAYSIVQALTAFEDLWEELCEDIRQGTLSSNITLPTMRKAVLEHLMPNPSLASKIERDCEELRSSGWCGLIPHLWPNAKYIYSIMTGSMQPYLRKLRHYAGEVPLVCAEYGSTESWIGVNLEPLNPPERVAFTVIPTFSYFEFIPLYKQQKQDSSTLVTPDDFVEGQPVPLCKVSVGQQYEIVLTTFTGLYRYRLGDVVEVAGFYKGAPQLTFVCRRKLILTVNIDKNTERDLQLAVEKGSGLLSRTKAELVDFTSHADVAHHPGHYIIYWEIKGEVEEGVLRECCREMDAAFVDQGYVVSRKTSSIGPLELRIVETGTFRKIMEHFIGNGTAMSQFKTPRCTTNQVLLSILDCCTIKSFRSTAYAP, encoded by the exons ATGCCCGTCGAGGGCGCGCCGGCGATGGCAGCAGAGGACGCGGGCGACCGCGACATCGTCGAATGGTTCGAGGCCGCCGCCGAGACCGCGGGCGCCGTCCAGTCGCAGACGCTCCACCGTATCGTCGAGAGCAACCTCGGCTGCGAGTACCTTCGGAGGTGGCTCGGCGGCGACCTCCGCGTCCACGACTTGAGCCCCGCGGAGCTCGAGTCCCTGTTCACGTCCGCTGTCCCGCTCGCCTCCCATGCAGACCTCGAGCCCTACATCCAGCGGATCGCCCATGGCGATGCCTCGCCTGTCCTCACCCAGCAGCCCATCACCATGCTCTCCCTCAG CTCTGGAACCACAGATGGCAGGCCAAAGTATGTGCCCTTCACACGCTTCAGCTCCCAGTCTACACTTCAGATCTTTAGGCTCGCAGCTGCATACAGATCGAG GGTGTTTCCGATAAGGTCTGGAGGCAGGATCCTGGAGTTCATCTACAGCAGCAAGCAGTTCCAGACCAAGGGCGGGCTCATGGCAGGAACAGCGACCACCCACTACTTCGCAAGCCAAGAGTTCGAGACGAAGCAGAGGACCACCAAGTGCTTCACCTGCAGCCCGTTCGAAGTGATCTCAGCGGGAGACTACAAGCAGTCCACCTACTGCCACCTCCTCTTCGGCCTGCTGTTCCATAACGAGGTGGAGTTCGTGGCCTCCACCTTTGCCTACAGCATAGTCCAAGCTCTGACGGCCTTTGAGGACCTGTGGGAGGAGCTGTGCGAGGACATCAGACAAGGGACCCTTAGCTCCAATATCACCTTGCCGACGATGAGGAAAGCTGTACTGGAGCACCTTATGCCCAACCCATCTCTGGCGTCCAAGATCGAGAGGGACTGCGAAGAGCTGAGAAGCTCGGGCTGGTGCGGGTTGATTCCTCACCTGTGGCCTAACGCCAAGTACATCTACTCCATAATGACGGGATCGATGCAGCCCTACTTGAGGAAGCTGAGGCATTATGCAGGAGAGGTGCCACTGGTTTGTGCTGAGTATGGATCCACGGAGAGCTGGATTGGGGTGAACTTGGAGCCGTTGAATCCTCCGGAGAGAGTGGCTTTTACGGTGATTCCCACCTTCTCTTACTTCGAGTTCATCCCTCTGTACAAGCAGCAGAAGCAAGATAGCAGCACGTTGGTGACTCCTGATGACTTCGTGGAAGGCCAACCGGTGCCCCTGTGCAAGGTCTCCGTCGGGCAGCAATATGAGATCGTCCTAACCACATTcacag GTCTCTACAGATACAGGTTGGGAGATGTGGTGGAGGTTGCAGGCTTCTACAAAGGTGCCCCGCAGCTAACTTTTGTCTGCAGGAGAAAGCTCATCCTGACGGTGAACATCGACAAAAACACAGAGAGGGACCTGCAACTCGCGGTGGAGAAGGGGAGCGGCCTCCTGAGCCGGACCAAGGCTGAGTTGGTGGACTTTACCAGCCACGCCGACGTGGCGCACCACCCGGGCCACTACATCATCTACTGGGAGATCAAGGGCGAGGTGGAGGAGGGCGTCCTCCGGGAGTGCTGCCGCGAGATGGACGCGGCCTTCGTCGATCAGGGCTACGTGGTGTCCCGGAAGACGAGCTCCATTGGGCCGCTGGAGCTGCGGATCGTGGAGACCGGCACGTTTCGAAAGATAATGGAGCACTTCATCGGCAACGGCACCGCCATGAGCCAGTTCAAGACGCCAAGGTGCACTACCAACCAGGTGCTGCTCAGCATACTCGACTGCTGCACCATCAAGAGCTTCCGGAGCACGGCGTACGCGCCATAG